A window of Fluoribacter dumoffii NY 23 contains these coding sequences:
- a CDS encoding carboxyl transferase domain-containing protein: MAIINSQINTSSQEFKTNQATMQALVDELHHRIQHIALGGDEKARTRHLKHGKLLPRERLQQLLDPGSPFLEFSQLAAYQVYDDVVPAAGIITGIGWVSGTECIIVVNDATVKGGTYYPLTVKKHLRAQEIALMNHLPCIYLVDSGGAYLPHQDEVFPDRDHFGRIFFNQAQMSAQNIPQIAVVMGSCTAGGAYVPAMADESIMVKQQATIFLGGPPLVKAATGEVISAEELGGAEVHCRHSGVADHYAEHDAHALHLARISIGNLNRKKLQQLKRIETVDPLYDSKELNGIVPSDPRKPFDIREVIARIVDGSEFDEFKALFGTTLVCGFAHLYGYPVGIIANNGILFSESALKGTHFIELCCQRKIPLIFLQNITGFMVGSKYEASGIAKHGAKMVTAVANANVPKFTVIVGGSFGAGNYAMCGRAYNPNFLWSWPNSRISVMGGDQAANVLAQVNRDKLAKQGSEWPLEEENRFKEQLRTQYETQGNPYYASARLWDDGVIAPQDTRKVLGLGLSAALNAPIQSTRFGVFRM, encoded by the coding sequence ATGGCAATAATAAACAGTCAAATTAATACAAGCAGCCAAGAATTCAAGACAAACCAGGCAACCATGCAGGCCTTGGTGGATGAGTTACACCATCGAATTCAACACATTGCTTTGGGTGGTGATGAAAAAGCCCGAACAAGACATTTAAAACATGGAAAATTACTGCCTAGAGAACGCTTACAGCAATTGCTGGATCCTGGAAGCCCTTTTCTTGAATTTTCCCAGCTTGCAGCCTATCAAGTGTATGATGACGTTGTTCCTGCTGCCGGAATTATTACAGGCATTGGTTGGGTCTCAGGTACAGAATGCATTATTGTCGTCAATGACGCTACTGTAAAAGGGGGCACTTACTATCCATTAACTGTAAAAAAGCATCTGAGAGCACAAGAAATTGCGTTGATGAATCATCTACCCTGCATCTATTTGGTAGATTCAGGAGGTGCGTATTTACCTCATCAGGATGAGGTTTTCCCAGATCGTGACCATTTTGGACGCATATTTTTTAATCAAGCACAAATGTCTGCACAAAATATACCGCAAATTGCGGTAGTCATGGGCTCATGTACAGCTGGTGGCGCTTATGTTCCCGCTATGGCCGATGAATCGATTATGGTAAAACAACAAGCTACAATTTTTCTCGGCGGCCCTCCTCTGGTCAAGGCAGCAACCGGTGAGGTCATTAGTGCTGAAGAATTAGGAGGTGCTGAAGTCCACTGCAGGCACTCGGGGGTTGCGGATCATTATGCAGAACACGATGCACATGCCCTCCACCTGGCACGTATCTCCATAGGCAATTTAAACCGCAAAAAGCTACAGCAACTCAAGCGGATTGAAACGGTTGATCCTCTCTATGACAGTAAAGAACTTAACGGTATAGTACCTTCTGATCCTAGAAAACCCTTTGATATTCGCGAAGTTATTGCACGAATTGTTGATGGTTCAGAATTTGATGAATTCAAGGCTCTTTTCGGCACAACATTGGTTTGCGGCTTTGCGCATCTGTATGGTTATCCTGTGGGAATTATTGCCAATAATGGCATTCTCTTCAGTGAAAGTGCTCTGAAAGGAACACACTTTATAGAACTTTGTTGCCAACGCAAGATTCCATTGATTTTCCTGCAAAATATTACCGGCTTTATGGTTGGCTCAAAATATGAGGCCTCTGGTATTGCCAAACATGGGGCTAAAATGGTAACTGCAGTTGCTAATGCTAATGTCCCTAAATTTACTGTTATTGTTGGGGGGAGTTTTGGAGCAGGCAACTATGCCATGTGCGGACGAGCCTATAACCCTAATTTCTTATGGTCATGGCCTAACTCCCGCATTTCGGTTATGGGTGGCGATCAGGCTGCAAATGTCCTGGCACAAGTAAATCGGGATAAATTGGCAAAACAGGGAAGTGAGTGGCCTTTGGAAGAAGAAAACCGTTTCAAAGAACAATTACGTACCCAATACGAGACTCAGGGAAATCCCTATTATGCCAGCGCCCGCTTATGGGATGATGGAGTTATTGCACCCCAGGATACACGTAAGGTATTAGGGCTGGGCTTATCAGCAGCATTAAATGCCCCTATTCAATCAACACGCTTTGGCGTATTTCGGATGTAA
- a CDS encoding acetyl/propionyl/methylcrotonyl-CoA carboxylase subunit alpha: protein MFNKILVANRGEIACRIIKTARSMGIHTVAIYSSVDKDSLHVRSADSAYCVGEAPAKESYLNIASIIHIAKECGAQAIHPGYGFLSENPEFAKACNEAGIIFIGPSVEAMEAMASKQLAKQLLEKTNVPLTPGYHGSEQTEDRLLAEAKKIGFPVLIKAANGGGGKGMRAVYQESEFSAALAGAKRESMASFADDTVILEKLVLNPRHVELQIMADNHGNVVHLFERDCSIQRRHQKIIEEAPAPNLPASLRQKLAEAGCEVARSIKYSGAGTVEFLVDGSEHFYFMEMNTRLQVEHPVTEMITGLDLVSWQLKIAADEPLPMSQDEIKAHGHAIECRIYAEDPHHDFIPSIGQIHFLEEPSGDGIRIDTGVQVSSQITMYYDPMIAKLIAWGANREEALFKLEHALSHYFIGGLKTNIPFLQTICHHPKFRKAELSTDFLSNEKINLPVADKQMGLLMAVSVDYLKNTNAIQDPLLQEAFAWQSQISSHWIWRYKDKEDVIEAFITPINKNQFKVRINNQEHLISGHLHSNQLRIETNKQTYHATIEKKKQFLTLYTNQWQITIERFDWGTIGAQATTHKGQLTAPMPATVVAVLKNIGEKVKAGERLIVLEAMKMEHTIHAPADGILLEIFYAVGAQVNEGEELLSLSEEDS from the coding sequence ATGTTTAATAAAATTCTTGTTGCCAACCGTGGTGAGATTGCATGCAGAATTATAAAGACGGCCCGCTCTATGGGGATCCACACAGTAGCTATTTATTCCTCGGTTGATAAAGACAGCCTGCATGTACGCAGTGCGGACAGTGCGTATTGTGTGGGTGAAGCACCTGCTAAAGAAAGCTATTTAAACATAGCGAGCATTATTCATATTGCCAAGGAATGCGGGGCACAAGCCATTCATCCAGGTTATGGTTTTTTGTCTGAAAATCCTGAATTTGCAAAAGCATGTAATGAAGCAGGCATTATTTTTATTGGCCCGTCAGTTGAAGCGATGGAGGCAATGGCTTCAAAGCAGTTAGCCAAACAATTACTGGAAAAAACAAATGTTCCTTTAACTCCAGGCTATCATGGTAGCGAACAAACAGAAGACAGATTACTTGCGGAAGCTAAAAAAATTGGATTCCCTGTCTTGATTAAAGCAGCCAATGGTGGCGGCGGGAAAGGGATGCGCGCTGTGTATCAAGAATCCGAATTCAGTGCTGCTTTAGCGGGAGCAAAACGTGAGTCTATGGCCAGTTTTGCCGATGATACAGTAATTCTTGAAAAACTTGTGCTCAATCCACGCCATGTTGAGTTGCAAATTATGGCCGATAATCATGGCAATGTAGTTCACTTATTCGAACGCGATTGTTCCATTCAACGCCGACACCAGAAAATTATTGAAGAAGCGCCAGCCCCCAATTTACCTGCTTCTTTACGACAAAAACTTGCAGAGGCCGGGTGCGAGGTAGCGCGCTCTATAAAATACAGTGGTGCTGGCACAGTGGAGTTTCTAGTTGATGGCTCGGAACATTTCTACTTTATGGAAATGAATACCCGGCTGCAGGTAGAACATCCGGTAACAGAAATGATCACCGGTCTTGATTTAGTAAGCTGGCAACTAAAAATCGCCGCTGATGAACCACTACCCATGTCCCAAGATGAGATTAAAGCACATGGACATGCCATTGAATGCCGCATCTATGCTGAAGACCCCCATCATGATTTCATTCCCTCAATTGGACAAATTCATTTTTTAGAAGAACCTTCAGGTGATGGCATACGAATTGATACAGGGGTTCAAGTGTCATCACAAATTACGATGTACTATGATCCCATGATCGCCAAACTGATAGCATGGGGAGCAAATCGGGAGGAAGCATTATTTAAACTGGAGCACGCCCTGTCGCATTACTTTATCGGGGGATTGAAAACCAATATTCCATTTTTACAAACCATTTGTCATCACCCGAAATTCAGAAAAGCTGAGCTGAGCACTGATTTTTTAAGTAATGAAAAAATCAACCTGCCGGTAGCAGATAAACAAATGGGTTTACTTATGGCTGTAAGTGTTGATTATCTTAAGAATACCAACGCAATTCAGGATCCCTTATTACAAGAAGCCTTCGCTTGGCAATCACAAATCTCGAGTCATTGGATATGGCGGTACAAGGACAAAGAAGATGTGATTGAGGCATTTATTACTCCTATTAATAAAAATCAATTTAAAGTCAGGATAAATAATCAGGAACATTTGATTTCAGGTCATTTACATAGCAATCAACTTCGCATTGAAACCAACAAACAAACCTATCACGCTACCATTGAAAAGAAAAAACAATTTTTAACCTTGTATACTAACCAATGGCAAATTACTATTGAACGGTTTGACTGGGGAACAATAGGTGCACAAGCCACTACGCATAAAGGGCAACTTACCGCACCAATGCCCGCGACTGTAGTTGCCGTATTAAAAAATATTGGTGAAAAAGTTAAGGCTGGTGAGCGTTTAATTGTGCTTGAAGCAATGAAAATGGAACATACAATCCATGCCCCTGCAGATGGCATTTTGTTGGAAATATTTTATGCAGTTGGCGCCCAGGTTAACGAAGGAGAGGAATTGCTGTCATTAAGTGAAGAAGATTCTTAA
- a CDS encoding isovaleryl-CoA dehydrogenase: protein MYTGPNYQLGETYDMLRDSVYQFARAEIAPLAAQIDETNTFPNHLWRQLGKMGLLGITVSEEYGGANMGYLAHAIAMEEISRASASIGLSYGAHSNLCVNQIYLNGNHSQKQKYLPKLISGEYVGALAMSESNSGSDVVSMQLHARPEGNKYILNGTKMWITNGPDADVLVVYAKTDKQAASKGITAFLIEKGMPGFKTAQKLDKLGMRGSNTCELVFEHCEVPADQVLGEVNRGVNVLMSGLDYERTILAAGPVGIMQACMDVVLPYVHERKQFEQPIGEFQFIQGKLADMYTDLSASRAFLYAIARACDQGMVSRKDAASVILYTAEKATQMALQAIQILGGNGYINEYPTGRLLRDAKLYEIGAGTSEIRRMLIGRELFKETA, encoded by the coding sequence ATGTACACAGGACCGAATTATCAACTCGGTGAAACTTACGACATGTTGCGCGACAGTGTTTATCAATTTGCTCGTGCTGAAATTGCTCCTCTCGCTGCCCAAATAGACGAAACCAATACCTTCCCCAATCATTTATGGCGCCAATTAGGTAAAATGGGCCTATTGGGTATAACAGTCAGTGAAGAGTATGGCGGTGCGAATATGGGATATCTTGCCCACGCCATTGCAATGGAAGAAATATCAAGGGCATCGGCTTCAATAGGTCTTAGTTACGGAGCCCATTCCAATTTATGCGTAAATCAAATCTACTTAAACGGTAATCATTCGCAAAAACAAAAATACCTGCCTAAACTTATTAGTGGAGAATATGTTGGTGCACTGGCTATGAGTGAATCCAATTCGGGATCTGATGTAGTCAGTATGCAGTTACATGCTCGTCCAGAAGGCAATAAATATATTCTCAACGGCACAAAAATGTGGATCACCAATGGGCCTGATGCCGATGTGCTCGTAGTTTATGCCAAGACAGACAAACAGGCTGCCAGTAAAGGAATCACTGCCTTTCTAATTGAAAAAGGAATGCCCGGGTTCAAAACAGCTCAAAAACTCGATAAATTAGGAATGCGCGGCTCAAATACCTGTGAATTGGTGTTTGAACACTGTGAAGTGCCTGCCGATCAGGTTTTGGGAGAGGTAAATCGAGGTGTTAATGTGTTGATGAGTGGTCTTGATTATGAACGGACCATTCTGGCTGCAGGGCCTGTTGGAATTATGCAGGCTTGTATGGATGTAGTTCTACCCTATGTACATGAACGCAAACAATTTGAGCAACCTATAGGTGAATTCCAGTTCATCCAGGGCAAATTAGCAGATATGTACACTGATCTAAGCGCTTCAAGAGCTTTTCTATACGCTATTGCCAGAGCCTGTGATCAAGGTATGGTCAGTCGTAAGGATGCTGCCAGTGTGATTTTATATACAGCTGAAAAAGCAACACAAATGGCATTACAGGCTATTCAAATTCTTGGTGGTAATGGGTATATCAATGAATATCCTACAGGACGTTTACTACGTGATGCAAAACTATACGAAATAGGGGCCGGTACTTCTGAAATCAGAAGAATGCTTATTGGACGAGAACTTTTTAAAGAAACAGCATAA
- a CDS encoding GNAT family N-acetyltransferase, translating to MKHVTKELAARMESCIKQTHIEVTRQYSEGKILEINGGAACFSGFDSYLSQVVGWGFATDPKNFLPEIERIEHFYKNLHHNRVDIELCPFVGNELTVFLSQRGYCISELNNVSILDLKSYHPVECSEEALTIRMIQAEERRKWAQIVALGFDAPEAEDQFFRYAQSKGVAAYAVYDNEAIIAGATIAMHGNFCDLGVTSTLPGYRGKGLQKKLLNARLNHAKQAGLSWATVTTEPGSISDCNVQKIGFHCAYTRIKMTRE from the coding sequence ATGAAGCATGTTACTAAAGAGTTGGCGGCTCGAATGGAGTCATGCATCAAACAAACCCATATAGAAGTGACCCGCCAGTATTCCGAAGGTAAGATCCTGGAAATTAATGGAGGGGCTGCCTGTTTTTCCGGGTTTGATTCCTATTTATCGCAGGTAGTTGGATGGGGATTTGCTACAGATCCAAAAAATTTTCTCCCTGAAATTGAGCGGATAGAACATTTTTATAAAAATTTGCATCATAACCGTGTAGATATCGAACTGTGCCCATTTGTTGGGAATGAGCTCACCGTTTTTTTAAGCCAACGCGGGTACTGTATCAGTGAATTAAACAATGTCTCCATACTGGATTTAAAGTCCTATCATCCGGTTGAGTGTAGCGAAGAGGCGTTAACCATCAGAATGATTCAGGCTGAGGAAAGGAGAAAGTGGGCGCAAATTGTAGCTTTAGGCTTTGATGCCCCTGAAGCAGAAGACCAATTTTTTCGCTATGCCCAATCTAAAGGGGTAGCTGCTTATGCCGTTTACGATAATGAGGCGATTATAGCGGGGGCTACAATTGCCATGCATGGTAATTTTTGTGATTTGGGGGTTACCAGTACTTTGCCTGGCTATCGGGGGAAGGGGTTACAAAAAAAATTATTAAACGCGCGATTAAATCATGCAAAACAAGCAGGGTTGTCTTGGGCAACGGTTACAACTGAACCCGGCAGTATTTCAGACTGTAATGTGCAGAAAATCGGTTTTCATTGTGCCTATACGCGAATCAAAATGACTCGGGAATGA
- a CDS encoding acetyl-CoA C-acyltransferase, which produces MDQNDIVIVAAKRTPMGAMLGNLSALSAPELGAVAHAAALAQAGISPAEIDEVITGCVLSAGIGQAPARQAAIKAGLPNSSGATTINKMCGSGMKAVMLAHDLIRAGSAHIVLAGGIESMSNAPYLLSKARSGYRLGHGELKDHMFLDGLEDAYDKGKLMGVFAEATASHFHFTREQQDEFATRSMSKALQAMENGSFKEEIAPVTMNTRKGDVTVSVDEGPDAAKLSKISQLKPAFKADGTVTAANSSSISDGAASLILMSAGQAEKRGISPIARIVAHASHSQAPEWFTTAPVDAMRKVMNKASWKQNDVDLYEINEAFAVVTMAAMTQLELNPEQVNIHGGACALGHPIGASGARILVTLIHALKQQGKKRGVASLCIGGGEATAMAIELL; this is translated from the coding sequence ATGGATCAGAATGATATAGTAATCGTTGCGGCAAAAAGAACTCCTATGGGAGCCATGTTAGGAAACTTATCAGCTCTTTCAGCCCCAGAGTTAGGAGCGGTTGCCCATGCAGCAGCCTTAGCTCAAGCAGGCATTAGCCCAGCAGAAATAGACGAGGTTATTACAGGTTGTGTTTTATCCGCTGGAATTGGTCAGGCTCCTGCACGTCAGGCAGCCATTAAGGCGGGATTACCCAATTCTTCCGGGGCTACCACCATTAATAAAATGTGTGGCTCCGGAATGAAAGCGGTAATGCTCGCTCACGACTTAATTCGGGCAGGAAGCGCACATATCGTGCTTGCCGGAGGAATAGAGAGCATGAGTAATGCACCTTATTTATTGAGTAAAGCACGTTCCGGTTACCGGTTAGGGCATGGCGAATTAAAAGATCATATGTTTCTTGATGGGCTGGAAGATGCCTATGATAAAGGAAAGTTGATGGGGGTTTTCGCTGAGGCTACCGCAAGCCATTTCCATTTTACCCGGGAGCAGCAGGATGAATTTGCTACCCGTTCCATGAGCAAAGCACTGCAAGCTATGGAAAATGGTTCGTTTAAAGAAGAAATTGCTCCCGTAACCATGAACACACGCAAAGGTGATGTTACAGTATCTGTTGACGAAGGGCCGGATGCTGCAAAACTTTCCAAAATTTCTCAATTAAAACCTGCTTTTAAAGCAGATGGAACTGTAACTGCAGCCAACTCCAGCTCCATTTCTGATGGCGCCGCAAGCCTTATTTTAATGAGCGCTGGGCAAGCAGAAAAACGCGGAATTAGCCCCATTGCCCGCATTGTTGCCCATGCCAGCCATTCCCAGGCGCCCGAATGGTTTACCACAGCTCCTGTTGATGCCATGCGTAAAGTGATGAATAAAGCATCCTGGAAACAAAATGATGTGGATCTTTATGAAATTAATGAAGCATTTGCTGTAGTTACCATGGCAGCCATGACTCAACTTGAATTAAATCCTGAACAAGTTAATATTCATGGCGGTGCTTGTGCGTTAGGCCACCCTATCGGTGCATCCGGTGCCCGAATTTTAGTGACCCTAATCCATGCCTTGAAACAGCAAGGAAAAAAACGTGGTGTCGCTTCATTATGCATTGGTGGGGGTGAGGCAACAGCAATGGCAATTGAGTTACTTTAG
- a CDS encoding quinone-dependent dihydroorotate dehydrogenase, translating into MYSILRSLLFRMDPETAHSFSLSALHYVPDFLFKKNLAKPVKALGLNFPNVVGLAAGLDKNGEHLDALAKLGFSFIELGTVTPRPQSGNPKPRLFRLPDAQAIINRMGFNNQGVDALVENVKKARYKGILGINIGKNKDTPLDQAAGDYMHCLRKVYEHASYVTINISSPNTPDLRQLQQKEYFAGLLSQIQEEQIRLSDKSQRHVPLVVKISPDEDPETLKQMTEVILNYGIEGIIATNTTCSRPGVTHLPNAMETGGLSGKPLLELSTQCLRLLKQYVGDEVTLIGVGGIDGCVSAQAKLDAGASLIQVYTGLIYKGPGLVHELVQGL; encoded by the coding sequence ATGTATTCAATCTTACGTTCTTTACTTTTTAGAATGGATCCAGAAACCGCCCATTCTTTTAGTTTATCCGCTTTACATTATGTCCCGGATTTCCTTTTCAAAAAAAACCTCGCAAAACCAGTAAAAGCTTTAGGCCTGAATTTTCCGAATGTGGTGGGTTTGGCAGCAGGTTTGGATAAAAATGGGGAACATTTGGATGCTCTGGCCAAACTAGGTTTTTCCTTTATTGAATTAGGAACAGTTACCCCAAGACCCCAAAGCGGTAATCCTAAACCGCGGTTATTTCGCTTGCCGGATGCACAGGCGATTATCAATCGAATGGGATTTAATAATCAAGGAGTTGATGCATTGGTGGAGAATGTAAAAAAAGCACGCTACAAAGGGATTCTTGGCATCAATATTGGTAAAAATAAAGATACTCCGTTAGATCAGGCTGCTGGGGATTACATGCATTGCTTGCGCAAAGTATATGAACATGCCTCCTATGTAACCATCAATATTTCCTCACCGAATACACCCGATTTGCGCCAACTCCAGCAAAAAGAATACTTTGCCGGTTTATTGTCGCAAATACAGGAAGAACAAATCAGATTATCCGACAAATCCCAACGCCATGTGCCTTTAGTAGTAAAAATATCGCCTGATGAAGACCCTGAAACCTTAAAACAAATGACGGAAGTAATTTTAAACTACGGCATTGAGGGAATTATAGCCACCAATACCACATGCTCCCGTCCAGGAGTGACTCATTTACCTAATGCGATGGAAACGGGAGGGCTAAGCGGTAAACCGTTACTGGAGTTGTCGACTCAATGCTTGCGCTTGCTAAAACAGTATGTTGGTGATGAGGTAACCTTAATTGGGGTAGGGGGTATTGATGGATGCGTCAGTGCTCAGGCTAAATTGGATGCGGGTGCTTCATTAATCCAGGTGTACACCGGTTTAATTTATAAAGGCCCGGGCCTTGTTCATGAGTTAGTGCAAGGATTATAG
- a CDS encoding enoyl-CoA hydratase-related protein: MSDLLYEIDEHLCLITLNRVSKHNAFDNLLLGEMQNQLDAAINDPKVRVIVLKANGKHFSAGADLAWMQNMARYNEEENQKDAMVLGNLMYTLNMSPKPTLAMVHGSAFGGGAGLAAACDITIASQSARFCFSEVKLGLIPAVISPYVVQAIGERNAKALFLSAEIFDAAKALSLNLVQHCIPEENLLEFTLNYAKQISNNAPEAVRASKQLTRYVADKKINEELVYYTASLIAQKRVSAEGQHGLNAFLKKETPNWG, encoded by the coding sequence GTGAGCGACTTGTTGTATGAAATTGATGAACATTTATGCTTAATCACTCTAAATCGCGTGAGCAAACATAATGCCTTTGATAATCTGCTCTTAGGTGAAATGCAAAATCAGCTTGATGCTGCCATTAATGACCCCAAGGTACGGGTAATCGTGCTCAAAGCGAATGGCAAACATTTTTCTGCAGGAGCTGATTTAGCCTGGATGCAAAATATGGCTCGTTATAATGAAGAAGAAAATCAAAAAGACGCCATGGTACTCGGTAATTTAATGTACACTTTAAATATGAGTCCTAAACCTACTCTAGCAATGGTACATGGCTCTGCATTTGGGGGCGGGGCTGGTCTTGCCGCAGCATGCGACATAACAATAGCGTCCCAATCGGCACGCTTTTGTTTTTCAGAAGTAAAGTTGGGTTTGATACCCGCCGTAATCAGTCCTTATGTGGTTCAAGCCATTGGTGAGCGCAATGCAAAAGCTCTGTTTCTAAGCGCTGAAATTTTTGATGCAGCTAAAGCATTGTCATTAAATTTGGTGCAACACTGCATTCCTGAGGAAAATCTGTTGGAATTTACCCTTAACTATGCAAAACAAATTAGCAACAATGCGCCTGAAGCGGTCCGGGCCTCAAAACAGCTTACCCGATATGTAGCAGATAAAAAAATTAATGAAGAGCTTGTTTATTATACCGCTTCCCTGATTGCCCAAAAAAGGGTATCGGCTGAAGGACAACATGGGCTAAATGCGTTTTTAAAAAAGGAAACCCCAAACTGGGGATAG